In Lacrimispora indolis DSM 755, a genomic segment contains:
- a CDS encoding YfhO family protein: MEHDDEIEKISKELEDMLQMTSGEKENTTGEKALKTGNKEEKEAYGPQGKNTKQEFDPASAPRIRLDIPVDGMEELYDDGTDYDRDLEPLMESVPDPDLMEFSEEPEEDEYEDGLEIRQEEDFKQRAWGKTEEKAFSLVKPSDGLLAAFFVPIVIMVIIFAQRGIFPFGEESFLRTDMYHQYAPFFSEFRYKLTHGGSLLYSWDVGMGVNFAALYAYYLASPLNWLVILCPKNYVIEFMTYMIVFKIGLSGLSFSWYLRRHNHTRDFGIAFFGIFYALSGYMAAYSWNIMWLDCILLFPLIMLGLEKLVKEKKCFLYCITLGLSILSNYYISIMICIFMVFYFVALLILEGWKSWKELLINAGLFALYSLLAGGLSAAVLLPEVYALQSTASGDFNFPQTISSYFSIFDMIARHLPAVEPEIGLDHWPNIYCGVAVLMFFLLYLGCRQIRQREKIVMCSMLLFFFASFSVNVLNFIWHGFHYPNSLPCRQSFIYVFLMLLVCYEAYIHLHEIPWKHVVTAFFASVIFVLLAQKLITDEAYHFSVFYVAILFLAIYAGLVGLYQKGVSRNMLVLLALGVVSLEAAVNTTVTSVTTTSRTNYVKDNEASSELAGSLMPNTSFYRIEKVTRKTKNDGAWLNFPTVSLFSSTANADLTAFFKKLGCESSTNAYSITGSTPLVDALFAVKYALYSEETEDDGVSVPVSSKDEMYLKENTYALSLGFMVPYDLENNWQLDRTNPAEVQNDLSVVLGASPVLSEIPSEISGTSFTFTPEADGDYYVYVSNKKVEKVNAQLGERTKSFDNISRGYMLELGYLKAGEEITLKNDDNDQDLVAAAYRFLPEGLESVYNILNKNSMKLTKWTDTQIQGTVEAEKAGLLFLSIPYDKGWTVKVDGKAVEPYKIFDTFLSVHMTAGTHDISLEYMPQGLKTGGIITAGSVVILLALAGISAVKRKKRRPMRVHSTS; encoded by the coding sequence ATGGAACACGATGACGAGATTGAAAAGATATCGAAAGAGCTAGAGGATATGCTGCAAATGACATCAGGTGAAAAAGAAAATACAACAGGGGAAAAGGCTTTAAAGACAGGAAACAAAGAGGAAAAAGAGGCTTACGGTCCCCAGGGAAAAAATACAAAACAGGAATTTGATCCGGCTTCCGCGCCCAGAATCCGTCTTGATATTCCGGTTGACGGAATGGAGGAGCTGTATGATGACGGGACGGATTATGACAGGGATTTGGAGCCGTTGATGGAATCTGTGCCAGATCCGGATCTCATGGAATTTAGTGAAGAACCGGAAGAAGACGAATATGAAGATGGATTAGAGATACGGCAGGAAGAAGACTTTAAACAACGGGCATGGGGAAAGACCGAAGAAAAAGCCTTCAGCCTGGTGAAGCCTTCTGACGGCCTTTTGGCGGCATTTTTTGTGCCAATAGTGATCATGGTCATCATATTTGCCCAGCGGGGGATTTTTCCCTTTGGCGAGGAAAGCTTTCTGCGGACCGATATGTATCATCAGTATGCACCGTTTTTCTCTGAGTTCCGTTATAAGCTGACCCACGGAGGAAGCCTTCTGTACAGCTGGGATGTGGGTATGGGTGTGAATTTTGCGGCCCTTTATGCCTATTATCTGGCAAGCCCTTTAAACTGGCTGGTGATTCTTTGTCCGAAGAATTATGTCATAGAGTTTATGACCTATATGATCGTATTTAAGATCGGGTTAAGCGGTCTTTCCTTTTCCTGGTATTTACGCAGGCACAATCATACCAGAGATTTTGGAATCGCCTTTTTTGGCATCTTTTATGCCCTGTCCGGATATATGGCGGCTTACAGCTGGAATATCATGTGGCTGGACTGTATCCTTCTTTTCCCTCTCATCATGCTGGGGCTTGAGAAGCTGGTAAAGGAAAAGAAGTGTTTCCTGTATTGCATAACACTGGGATTATCAATTTTATCTAATTATTACATATCTATTATGATATGTATTTTTATGGTATTTTATTTCGTTGCTCTTCTTATATTAGAAGGCTGGAAATCCTGGAAGGAACTCCTGATCAATGCAGGGCTCTTTGCCTTGTATTCCTTGCTGGCAGGAGGCCTTTCGGCAGCAGTTCTGCTTCCGGAAGTTTATGCCCTGCAGTCCACTGCTTCGGGAGATTTTAATTTTCCCCAGACCATAAGCTCCTACTTCTCCATATTTGACATGATTGCCAGACATCTTCCTGCGGTGGAGCCGGAAATCGGGCTGGATCATTGGCCTAACATCTACTGCGGTGTAGCTGTTCTCATGTTTTTCCTTCTCTACCTGGGCTGCAGGCAGATCAGGCAGAGGGAAAAGATCGTTATGTGCTCCATGCTGCTGTTTTTCTTTGCCAGCTTTTCTGTCAATGTTCTGAATTTTATCTGGCATGGATTTCATTATCCAAACAGCCTGCCGTGCAGACAGTCCTTCATTTATGTTTTTCTCATGCTGCTGGTGTGCTATGAGGCCTATATTCACTTACATGAGATCCCTTGGAAGCATGTTGTAACAGCCTTTTTTGCTTCCGTGATTTTTGTTCTCCTGGCCCAGAAGCTCATAACGGATGAGGCTTATCATTTTTCCGTATTTTATGTGGCCATTTTGTTCCTTGCCATTTATGCGGGACTTGTGGGCCTGTACCAGAAGGGAGTCAGCCGGAATATGCTGGTGTTGTTAGCCCTTGGTGTGGTTTCTCTGGAAGCTGCCGTGAATACTACGGTCACCAGCGTGACGACCACCAGCCGTACCAATTATGTTAAGGATAATGAGGCCTCTTCAGAGCTGGCAGGAAGTCTGATGCCCAACACCTCCTTTTACCGGATCGAAAAGGTCACGCGAAAAACCAAGAATGACGGAGCCTGGCTGAATTTCCCTACGGTCTCCCTGTTTTCGTCCACAGCCAATGCGGACCTTACGGCGTTCTTTAAAAAGCTGGGCTGCGAAAGCTCCACCAACGCTTACAGCATTACAGGAAGCACGCCTCTGGTGGATGCCCTTTTTGCGGTCAAATATGCCCTGTACTCCGAAGAAACAGAGGACGACGGTGTATCGGTGCCGGTCTCCTCAAAGGATGAGATGTATCTTAAGGAAAATACCTATGCCTTATCTCTGGGCTTTATGGTTCCCTATGACCTTGAGAACAATTGGCAGCTGGACCGTACAAACCCGGCTGAGGTTCAGAATGATCTTTCCGTGGTGCTGGGAGCCAGCCCGGTGCTTTCTGAAATTCCAAGTGAAATCTCGGGAACCAGCTTTACCTTTACACCGGAGGCGGATGGAGACTATTATGTATACGTCAGCAATAAAAAGGTGGAAAAGGTAAATGCTCAGTTAGGAGAGCGGACCAAAAGCTTTGACAATATAAGCCGGGGATATATGCTGGAACTGGGATATTTAAAAGCCGGGGAAGAGATTACCTTGAAAAACGATGACAATGATCAGGACCTGGTAGCTGCTGCCTACCGTTTCCTGCCAGAGGGACTGGAATCGGTATACAATATTTTGAACAAGAATTCCATGAAGCTCACAAAGTGGACGGATACCCAGATACAGGGGACTGTTGAAGCCGAAAAGGCAGGGCTGCTGTTTTTAAGTATTCCCTATGATAAAGGCTGGACCGTTAAGGTTGACGGGAAAGCAGTGGAGCCTTATAAGATATTTGATACGTTTTTAAGTGTGCATATGACTGCAGGAACCCATGATATTTCTTTGGAATATATGCCTCAGGGATTGAAAACAGGCGGTATCATTACGGCAGGAAGTGTGGTTATTCTGCTGGCCCTTGCAGGTATATCCGCAGTTAAAAGGAAAAAGCGCAGGCCCATGCGGGTTCATTCTACAAGTTAA
- a CDS encoding GtrA family protein produces the protein MIRKIWDKVMSREVISYLIFGVLTTLVNWVVYWFMVRTGIDYRAATAAAWVVSVLFAFIVNKIFVFQSYDLHLRVVKKEIVSFTACRAASGVMEIVLMVIMVSWLNMDEYVSKILVSVVVVIANYVFSKVFIFRKREEKPL, from the coding sequence ATGATCAGAAAGATCTGGGACAAGGTCATGAGCCGGGAAGTCATTTCCTATCTGATATTTGGAGTGCTGACGACGCTGGTAAACTGGGTTGTCTATTGGTTCATGGTAAGGACAGGCATCGACTACCGGGCTGCAACAGCGGCCGCGTGGGTGGTTTCCGTCCTGTTTGCCTTTATTGTAAATAAAATCTTTGTTTTTCAAAGCTATGACCTGCATCTGAGGGTTGTCAAAAAGGAGATCGTATCGTTTACCGCATGCAGAGCAGCGTCAGGCGTCATGGAAATAGTTCTAATGGTGATAATGGTTTCCTGGCTCAATATGGATGAATACGTAAGCAAAATACTGGTATCCGTGGTAGTAGTGATTGCAAATTATGTGTTCAGTAAGGTTTTCATATTCCGGAAGAGAGAGGAAAAACCCCTGTAA